A genomic region of Leptotrichia massiliensis contains the following coding sequences:
- the gatA gene encoding Asp-tRNA(Asn)/Glu-tRNA(Gln) amidotransferase subunit GatA yields the protein MNLYKKTASELAEMIKNKEITSEEVTRNFLDRIKSVEDKVGAFSNIFEEKALEQARKIDEENNEEGRKKYENTGLFGVPVALKDNIVSKGDLTTAASQILKNYVGVYDATVVKKLKEAGAVLVGKANMDEFAMGSSNENSSIKLASNPWDLERVPGGSSGGSAAAVAASEIPVALGTDTGGSIRQPASLTGTVGIKPTYGRVSRYGLMAFGSSLDQIGALAKSSQDLARVMQIISGYDENDPTTADVEVPDYLSLLENDITGLKIGLPKEYFSDELDKSIKEVVDKTVETLKKLGAEVKEVSLPYTKYAISTYYIISSAEAASNLSRYDGVRYGVRKSDENIEEMYVKSRTEGFGDEVKRRIMIGNYVLSSGFYDAYYKKASQVRRLIRDDFSRVLSEVDLILTPVSPTTAFKKGEKVTDPVQMYLGDIFTVSTNMAGLPAISVPAGFVNGLPVGIQLIGNYFREDLLFNVANKFEKERGEIEYPEL from the coding sequence ATGAATTTATACAAAAAAACGGCTAGCGAACTGGCTGAAATGATAAAGAATAAAGAGATTACTTCAGAAGAAGTTACAAGAAATTTTTTAGATAGGATAAAATCTGTTGAAGATAAGGTTGGGGCTTTTTCTAATATTTTTGAGGAGAAGGCATTGGAACAGGCTCGAAAAATTGATGAAGAAAATAACGAAGAAGGAAGAAAAAAATATGAAAATACAGGACTTTTTGGAGTGCCTGTGGCGTTGAAGGATAATATTGTTTCAAAGGGAGATTTGACAACGGCGGCTTCACAAATTTTGAAAAATTATGTGGGAGTTTATGATGCTACTGTTGTGAAAAAGTTGAAGGAAGCTGGAGCAGTGCTTGTTGGGAAGGCTAATATGGATGAGTTTGCGATGGGGTCTTCAAATGAAAATTCTTCGATAAAATTGGCTTCTAATCCTTGGGATTTGGAAAGAGTGCCAGGAGGAAGCAGTGGGGGATCGGCTGCTGCGGTTGCGGCTAGTGAAATACCTGTTGCTTTGGGAACGGATACTGGCGGAAGTATTAGACAGCCTGCGAGCTTGACTGGAACTGTGGGAATAAAGCCAACTTATGGAAGAGTTTCGAGATACGGGCTTATGGCATTTGGTTCTTCGTTGGATCAGATCGGGGCTTTGGCAAAAAGTTCACAAGATTTGGCAAGAGTTATGCAGATAATTTCAGGATACGATGAAAATGATCCGACAACTGCGGATGTGGAAGTGCCAGATTATTTATCTTTGCTTGAAAATGATATAACAGGATTAAAAATTGGGCTTCCAAAAGAATATTTTTCAGATGAACTGGATAAATCAATAAAGGAAGTTGTGGATAAAACTGTGGAAACATTGAAAAAACTTGGAGCGGAAGTGAAGGAAGTATCGTTGCCTTACACAAAATACGCAATTTCCACTTATTATATAATTTCATCGGCTGAAGCGGCTTCAAACTTGTCAAGATATGACGGAGTGAGATATGGGGTTAGAAAAAGTGATGAAAATATTGAGGAAATGTATGTAAAATCACGAACAGAAGGTTTTGGAGATGAAGTTAAGCGTAGAATTATGATTGGAAACTATGTGTTAAGTTCTGGATTTTATGATGCTTATTATAAAAAGGCTTCACAAGTTAGAAGATTAATAAGAGATGATTTTTCGCGAGTTCTTTCAGAAGTCGACTTGATTTTGACACCAGTTTCTCCAACAACAGCGTTTAAAAAAGGTGAAAAAGTTACTGATCCAGTTCAAATGTATTTGGGAGATATTTTTACTGTATCAACAAATATGGCTGGATTGCCTGCAATTTCAGTTCCAGCAGGATTTGTAAATGGACTTCCTGTAGGAATACAGCTGATTGGAAATTATTTTAGGGAAGATTTGCTGTTTAATGTGGCGAATAAATTCGAGAAGGAACGTGGAGAGATAGAATATCCAGAACTTTAA
- a CDS encoding DUF4253 domain-containing protein, translating to MLGNVDLFADKIKCDYEKVNEDSGITEVVERYFQLLEEGKEQGFIPVFVEVKDYFNEEFPEFEEYKRIRDEILENYKKVDCTQWFKERKQEYTENEYLDEEYEFSDDGDYLDYFKNFNEDKTLYLNSIFDIETGKIRENVGLFKVPADKAYEISAWFLFGGFNECPLPEEIIAISKYWYEKYDARVVAITDSEMEFYLKKFPETQKEAEELAIEQFLVSEDLVFQIYDELEELSKELYKAKNWYFWWD from the coding sequence ATGTTGGGAAATGTAGATTTATTTGCAGATAAAATAAAATGTGATTATGAAAAAGTTAATGAAGATAGTGGAATAACAGAAGTTGTAGAAAGATACTTTCAGCTATTGGAAGAAGGTAAAGAACAAGGTTTTATTCCTGTTTTTGTTGAGGTAAAAGATTATTTCAATGAAGAATTTCCTGAATTCGAGGAATATAAAAGAATAAGAGATGAAATTTTAGAAAATTATAAAAAAGTAGACTGTACTCAGTGGTTTAAAGAAAGAAAACAGGAGTATACAGAAAATGAGTATCTGGATGAGGAATATGAATTTTCTGATGATGGTGACTACTTAGATTATTTTAAAAATTTCAATGAAGATAAAACTTTATATTTAAATTCAATATTTGATATAGAAACTGGAAAAATAAGAGAAAATGTAGGCTTATTTAAAGTTCCGGCAGATAAAGCTTATGAAATTTCGGCATGGTTTTTATTCGGCGGATTTAATGAATGTCCTTTGCCAGAAGAAATCATAGCTATCAGTAAATATTGGTATGAAAAATATGATGCAAGAGTTGTTGCCATAACTGATTCTGAAATGGAATTTTATTTGAAAAAATTTCCAGAAACACAAAAAGAGGCTGAAGAATTGGCAATAGAGCAGTTTTTAGTTAGCGAGGATTTAGTTTTTCAAATTTATGATGAACTGGAGGAACTTTCAAAAGAATTATACAAAGCTAAAAATTGGTATTTTTGGTGGGATTAG
- the gatC gene encoding Asp-tRNA(Asn)/Glu-tRNA(Gln) amidotransferase subunit GatC: MLSKEDVLKIAALSKLEFSESEIEKFRVDLNKIFEHMEELNGVDTTDVEPLFNVLDLKDKLREDKVRDAGIKKEILENSTNKDEEFIIVPKVVGENADN; encoded by the coding sequence ATGTTAAGCAAAGAAGATGTTTTAAAAATAGCAGCACTTTCTAAATTGGAATTTTCGGAAAGTGAAATTGAGAAATTTAGGGTGGATTTGAATAAAATATTTGAGCATATGGAAGAGTTGAATGGGGTTGATACTACTGATGTGGAGCCACTTTTTAATGTGCTGGACTTAAAAGATAAATTGAGAGAAGATAAAGTTAGGGATGCTGGAATTAAGAAAGAAATTTTAGAAAATTCGACTAATAAGGATGAGGAATTTATAATTGTGCCGAAAGTTGTTGGAGAAAATGCGGATAATTAG
- a CDS encoding HAD-IB family phosphatase: MGNNKKSIFLIDFDITISNKDSTDVLLETHQPEFKQELRKRYRAGEYSIREFIKYGLGSLNITKEQYIQTLQENVIIDETFIDFVKSGAEFKIVSAGSRLNVQGTLLKYRINLPDSEVISNDLKFDGADKNQITVENPFLDKEGYYGVDKKEAVENYKKQGYTTYFVGDGPSDYKALEVADFAFVRKGTRAVKFCQENGIEFFEFGDFNEILEWVENNKKF, translated from the coding sequence TTGGGAAATAATAAAAAATCAATCTTTTTAATAGATTTTGATATAACAATAAGTAACAAAGATTCGACAGATGTTTTGCTTGAAACGCATCAGCCTGAATTTAAACAGGAACTGCGAAAAAGATATAGAGCTGGAGAATATTCTATAAGAGAGTTTATAAAATATGGACTAGGCTCTCTAAATATCACAAAAGAGCAATATATTCAGACTTTACAGGAAAATGTGATAATTGATGAAACTTTTATAGATTTTGTAAAAAGCGGAGCAGAATTTAAAATTGTTAGTGCTGGCTCACGATTGAATGTACAAGGAACACTTTTGAAATACCGAATAAACTTGCCAGATAGCGAAGTCATCTCGAACGATTTAAAATTTGACGGAGCAGATAAAAACCAAATTACTGTGGAAAATCCATTTTTGGACAAGGAAGGATATTATGGCGTTGATAAAAAGGAAGCAGTAGAAAATTATAAGAAACAAGGCTACACAACTTATTTTGTAGGCGATGGTCCATCTGATTACAAGGCATTGGAAGTGGCTGATTTTGCTTTTGTGAGAAAAGGGACTAGGGCGGTTAAGTTTTGTCAAGAAAATGGAATTGAGTTTTTTGAGTTTGGGGATTTTAATGAGATTTTGGAGTGGGTAGAAAATAATAAGAAATTTTAA
- a CDS encoding pseudouridine synthase — protein MRLNKFIAETGFCSRRKADELINEGRVTVNKHEAIIGMDVKPEDVVRIDGERVKLNTRYEYYILNKPKRVLCSNEDKFGRRLAVDFIKSRARLFTYGRLDFMTEGLIIISNDGEVYNHVMHPRKKLYKSYIAKVSREIEDKDIEALQYGVVIDGKRTAPARVKKIDKKELRIAIFEGRNRQIRKMLETLGYNVNSLKRIKVGELTLGNLQVGEYRALNEDEIEYLKNL, from the coding sequence ATGAGATTAAATAAATTTATAGCTGAAACGGGATTTTGTTCACGTAGGAAGGCTGATGAACTGATAAATGAAGGAAGGGTTACAGTAAATAAGCACGAGGCGATTATTGGAATGGATGTGAAACCTGAAGATGTGGTTAGAATTGATGGAGAAAGAGTAAAACTTAATACAAGATACGAATATTATATTTTAAACAAGCCAAAAAGAGTGCTTTGTTCAAATGAAGACAAGTTTGGGCGTAGACTTGCAGTAGACTTTATAAAATCACGTGCTAGACTTTTCACTTATGGAAGATTGGACTTTATGACAGAAGGGTTAATTATAATCAGTAATGATGGGGAAGTTTATAATCACGTGATGCATCCAAGAAAGAAATTGTACAAAAGCTACATTGCAAAAGTTAGCCGTGAAATTGAAGACAAGGATATTGAGGCATTGCAATATGGAGTTGTAATTGATGGGAAAAGAACGGCACCAGCGAGAGTTAAGAAAATTGACAAAAAGGAACTTAGAATTGCAATTTTTGAAGGAAGAAACAGACAGATAAGAAAAATGCTGGAAACATTAGGATATAATGTTAATTCATTAAAACGTATTAAAGTGGGAGAACTTACGCTTGGTAATTTACAAGTGGGAGAATACCGTGCTTTGAATGAAGATGAAATTGAATATCTGAAAAATTTATAA
- the scpB gene encoding SMC-Scp complex subunit ScpB, which translates to MENFESKKIEIKENKDREETIKNKINDIEEKIETIIFLSKEMITVKELAQFYGMESFEIEEILRNLKEKRKNTGINVKIENGIVCLVSNPLFGSDVKRFFNPEMKLKKLSRSAMETLAIIAYKGPITKAEIEQIRSVGVDKTMSNLLERKLIYISGRKKTAGTPNLYEVTDDFYSYLNIHGKQELPGNEQFQKIELLYKEDEKEENEDTKEGEKLNSEEDSESKAKEEIEKIKE; encoded by the coding sequence ATGGAAAATTTTGAAAGCAAAAAAATTGAAATAAAAGAAAATAAAGATAGAGAAGAAACTATAAAAAATAAAATTAATGATATTGAAGAAAAAATTGAAACGATTATTTTTTTATCAAAAGAAATGATTACTGTGAAAGAACTTGCACAGTTTTATGGAATGGAATCTTTTGAAATAGAGGAAATATTGCGTAATTTAAAGGAAAAGCGGAAAAATACAGGAATAAATGTAAAAATTGAAAATGGAATCGTATGTCTTGTATCAAATCCACTTTTTGGCTCTGATGTGAAACGATTTTTTAATCCAGAAATGAAATTAAAGAAACTATCCCGTTCAGCAATGGAAACATTGGCAATCATCGCATATAAAGGACCTATAACTAAAGCAGAAATAGAGCAGATCAGAAGTGTCGGTGTAGACAAAACTATGTCAAACCTGTTGGAAAGAAAACTAATTTATATTTCTGGACGGAAAAAAACAGCTGGAACACCAAATTTGTACGAAGTAACAGATGATTTTTACAGTTATCTGAATATCCATGGAAAACAGGAACTGCCAGGAAATGAGCAGTTTCAAAAAATTGAGCTGCTTTACAAAGAAGATGAGAAGGAAGAAAATGAAGACACAAAAGAGGGAGAAAAATTAAATTCAGAAGAAGATTCGGAATCAAAAGCAAAAGAAGAAATTGAAAAAATAAAAGAGTAG